The following proteins are encoded in a genomic region of Fusarium oxysporum f. sp. lycopersici 4287 chromosome 1, whole genome shotgun sequence:
- a CDS encoding hypothetical protein (At least one base has a quality score < 10), whose amino-acid sequence MRADIQHYDAPVSGGASNQNGDTIEKCHINNESNIKHRVLIDLIHEIATNDPDRAFTYTPSSSDPQDGWKPVTHLQLANAVDHLAHDISKTVTKTSDDEVPTVAYIGPSDFRYTVILLASVKAGCKVLFISPRNTPAVQLSLFDATKCRYLYTTDSFRSIMQPCLDQRTMEVSMIGSIDYLLSVTPKPFPYSRSIEQARWDPLVVLHTSGSTGVPKPVFLKQGIMYAFEEFLHLPKFHGSPYPFNEWAERANKIFLGMPMYHAAGTYLPLSSIYIGLSTVMPLPNQPLNVDTAMEYLNRSGADGALLPPSVIDGLAASEEGMEALAKLKLLITGGGSLSTEAGNMLADRGVVLRNVISSTELFPLAPYSPQDPKLWRYFIFNDEAMGIDWHRHGSNEYELVVRRKASDPGNQGCFYNFPELSEWRTNDIFQPHPTLKDHWLYKGRADDILVFSNGEKLNPLTTEGIVSDHPLVKSALVVGQGMFQAALIIEPIAEAQPRDEAETKALLEKIWAAIEKANAETVAHGRIAANFVAFADPALPFPRADKGTIQRGKAVSMYADFISALYEKAEMLGDGPSIALDLSNDDTLTGSIISLFVTKLGVEKLEPDTDFFSVGVDSLQVMTATNLLREALHRSGIETSTITPRVIYRNPTAKVLAEYIQSLRDGVSDDDEETHEINQIKKQVSKYTKNLPAPRTGKQAPLDDGQTVIVTGTTGSLGAYMLDQLCCLESVKKVIALNRSEDGGLSRQPSVNEFRGLTTDFSKVEFLHADLSLPDLGLGQSKYDSLLADADRVIHNAWPVNFKFTMSSFESHVRGVRHLIDFSSAAVKNVPIIFISSIGTVDRWSLPDAVPEEALHDLTLPSMAYGRSKLAASLILDVLQSNPAFLLFRASGQIADFYGDKMKLVSVEEWVERLEASAKEENVDFDRNPGLKLLDTYRGLFAVGKEVQPVKYGMERTKSHSPTMRELGPITPELMRNWCRQWGF is encoded by the exons ATGCGAGCTGATATCCAACACTACGATGCCCCCGTTTCAGGCGGTGCGTCAAACCAAAACGGTGATACCATCGAGAAGTGTCATATCAACAACGAGTCGAACATTAAACATCGTGTCTTGATCGACCTCATTCACGAGATTGCCACAAACGATCCTGATAGAGCTTTTACTTAcactccatcatcatctgacCCTCAAGATGGTTGGAAGCCAGTGACTCACCTCCAACTCGCAAACGCCGTCGACCACCTCGCCCACGACATCTCCAAAACCGTTACCAAAACCTCAGACGACGAGGTTCCAACAGTGGCATATATCGGCCCCAGTGACTTTCGATACACGGTCATTCTTCTGGCTAGTGTTAAAGCAGGTTGCAAggtcctcttcatctcgcCACGAAATACTCCTGCTGTTCAGCTCTCGCTCTTCGATGCCACGAAGTGTCGATACCTTTATACAACCGATTCGTTTCGATCAATTATGCAGCCTTGCCTCGATCAGAGAACCATGGAAGTTTCCATGATAGGGAGTATTGATTATCTTCTGTCAGTGACTCCCAAGCCATTTCCCTACAGCAGGTCCATCGAACAGGCGCGATGGGACCCCCTAGTTGTTCTTCACACAAGCGGTTCCACGGGAGTCCCCAAGCCCGTCTTCTTGAAACAGGGTATCATGTACGCCTTCGAAGAATTTCTCCATCTGCCCAAGTTTCATGGTTCTCCCTATCCTTTCAATGAATGGGCCGAACGGGCGAACAAGATCTTCCTCGGGATGCCCATGTATCATGCTGCAGGAACGTATCTCCCTCTATCCTCCATATACATTGGTCTTTCTACCGTTATGCCACTTCCCAACCAGCCGTTGAACGTTGATACAGCTATGGAGTACTTGAATCGCAGTGGTGCTGATGGTGCATTGCTGCCCCCTTCTGTTATCGATGGATTGGCCGCTTCTGAGGAGGGTATGGAGGCTTTGGCCAAGCTCAAACTCCTTATTACTGGCGGAG GGAGCCTATCAACCGAGGCCGGGAACATGCTAGCAGACAGAGGCGTCGTCTTGAGGAACGTCATTTCATCAACTGA ACTGTTTCCTTTGGCGCCTTATAGTCCCCAAGACCCAAAGCTGTGGCGATACTTCATCTTTAACGACGAAGCCATGGGCATTGACTGGCATCGTCATGGCTCGAATGAGTATGAGCTTGTAGTCCGTCGCAAAGCATCGGATCCCGGCAACCAAGGCTGTTTCTACAATTTCCCTGAATTATCTGAATGGCGTACGAACGACATCTTTCAACCTCACCCAACACTCAAGGATCACTGGCTATACAAAGGTCGGGCCGACGATATCCTTGTTTTCTCAAATGGTGAGAAACTCAATCCACTTACCACTGAGGGTATTGTTTCGGACCACCCTCTCGTTAAGTCAGCCCTTGTCGTCGGTCAAGGAATGTTTCAGGCAGCTCTCATCATTGAGCCCATCGCGGAAGCGCAACCGAGAGACGAAGCTGAGACCAAAGCTTTACTCGAAAAGATCTGGGCGGCCATTGAGAAGGCGAACGCTGAAACCGTGGCGCATGGACGAATTGCCGCCAACTTTGTCGCTTTTGCCGACCCTGCTTTACCGTTTCCTCGCGCTGACAAGGGGACCATACAGCGTGGTAAGGCTGTCAGCATGTACGCTGACTTCATTTCAGCTCTGTAcgagaaggctgagatgcTTGGAGATGGTCCATCTATCGCACTTGACTTAAGTAACGACGACACTTTGACTGGATCTATCATCAGTCTGTTTGTTACCAAGCTTGGAGTTGAGAAGCTCGAACCGGATAcagacttcttctctgtgGGTGTGGACTCACTACAAGTGATGACTGCGACGAATCTGCTACGCGAAGCCTTGCACAGATCTGGTATTGAAACCTCGACAATCACGCCTCGAGTCATCTACCGCAACCCCACGGCAAAGGTGCTGGCTGAGTACATCCAGTCCTTACGAGATGGAGTAAgcgacgatgacgaagagacCCATGAGATCAaccagatcaagaagcaggTCTCGAAGTACACCAAGAACCTCCCAGCGCCTAGGACTGGAAAGCAGGCGCCTCTAGACGACGGTCAAACAGTCATCGTCACGGGTACAACTGGTTCTCTGGGAGCTTACATGCTTGACCAGCTCTGCTGTTTAGAGTCCGTCAAGAAAGTCATCGCCCTCAACAGAAGTGAGGATGGTGGTTTATCCAGACAGCCTTCAGTCAACGAATTCCGTGGTTTGACAACAGACTTCTCTAAAGTGGAGTTTCTCCACGCCGATCTATCGCTTCCCGACCTTGGTTTGGGTCAGTCTAAGTACgattctcttcttgctgatGCCGATCGTGTCATTCACAACGCTTGGCCTGTGAACTTTAAGTTCACTATGTCTTCGTTCGAGAGCCATGTTCGAGGCGTACGACATCTCATCGACTTTTCTTCTGCGGCAGTGAAGAATGTACCTATAATCTTTATCTCGAGTATCGGAACTGTCGATCGATGGTCGTTACCCGACGCTGTCCCTGAGGAGGCGTTGCATGACCTGACCTTACCAAGCATGGCCTATGGACGATCCAAGCTCGCTGCAAGTCTTATTCTTGACGTGCTGCAGAGCAATCCGGCGTTCCTACTCTTTCGTGCGAGTGGACAAATCGCAG ACTTCTATGGCGACAAGATGAAGTTGGTGAGTGTTGAAGAATGGGTTGAGAGATTGGAAGCTAGTGCAAAGGAGGAGAATGTGGACTTTGATAGGAATCCTGGCCTCAAGCTTTTAGATACTTATCGTGGATTGTTTGCGGTAGGGAAGGAGGTTCAGCCAGTTAAGTACGGGATGGAGAGGACCAAGAGCCATAGTCCGACGATGAGAGAGCTTGGGCCGATCACCCCCGAGCTGATGAGGAACTGGTGTCGCCAATGGGGATTTTAG